A segment of the Peptoclostridium acidaminophilum DSM 3953 genome:
ATTACATGGTGTATTCCAGGGTTTCCGTTTGCAGTAGGAGGTCCCTCGTAGAATACGAAAGGAGTTTTGCCCTCCCTTGCCTTTATGCTTTCGTTTAGTATGTCAACTTCTTTCCAAAACTGTGTTATCTTCTTCTCGGTCTCGTTGACCGTGTTGCACAGCGAATCGAATTTGCTCATAAAATCACCTTTCCTTGTCTAATTTGGTATTGCTGTAAAATAAAAAATCCCAAGCCATAACGACTTGGGACGAATATTCTCGCGGTACCACCCAAATGAACAGACCAAACCAAGCATTTTTATAAAATGCGCCTCAAGTCTGACACTTTGTATGGATTTAACGCATCCACTATCGCAAAGGCTTATTCTCATAACGATTTCAGCCTTCGGGCTCATAGGTGATATTCATGCACTATATGCTGACAGCCTTCCACCGAGCGGCCGCCTCTCTAAAAACATCTTCACTGCACTACTGTCCTAATCCAAGCCTTTGGTTTGTATTTAAAAAACTTTCTTTACCTTTAAATAATATTTAATATCTGTATATTTGTCAAGTAGATAGCTATTCTAATTAATTTATATTTCAATTTCCGATGTAAACAACAAGTGCTTTGGCGTATCTCGGATTCATAAATAATTTAATTTATTCCACCAGGTTTGGAGGCTCGTCATCTATATCAAAGCCTTCGATTTCTTCATCATAATTGTAAACCTGCTCTAATCTTAAGGATATCTTGTCATTATTTTTTTCATAATTTCCAACAACTGTACATTTAAAAACAACTGTGTCTGAAAGGGGTATTAACTGCTTATTGTCTAACTTGTCATAGGGGTCTTCACCAACCTTATCATTAGACAAACCAAACATATAAACAGTATTTCCTTCTCTCAATATTACTTTCAATGGATCAGCCACACCACTCAAATCCTTACCCTTTTTAAACATGATTGTTCCATCTTCTATGTTTACTTTAATACTGTTAGATGATATGGTCAGATCATCATTGTGTATCCTTTCCTTATCACCAGGACTAACGTGATCCCAACCCGAAAGAATTTCGTCTTCATCTTCCTCGTCATAATTATCCAGGTTTATAAAAGGCAATGCCTCTCCATCCCAATCATTATTTTTTGCAACCGCACGCGCCGACACGTCAGTTTGCGTCAATCCCAAAATTTTAGCAAAAGTATATTGTACTGTTCTTGTGCAGACAACCTCAATTTTTTTTGAATCCCCATCATACGGAGTTGTAGGCATAATTTCTGATGATTCCACTTCGTTTAATCCAGCATAGGATATTGCTGTACTTTTAGCAGTGGCTGCACTTGGCAAATCATGAGCTCCAGCCAAAGCAGCCGCGTCAGCGACACTTTGAAGCTTCGACTTGGTGTAAGCAATCATACCTACATCAACAGCCAAGGCTGAAAATCCAAGAAGAACCGTACTCATCAAAGCTAACATCACCAGAGCTATCCCGTCTTTATTTTTCAAGATTTTTATGAACTTTTTCACTCAAACAACCTCCTTTTATGCTTTTAGCCATAGGCTTACAACCTAGTAAACAGCCGAAATGATTTTCTATTAATTAAGGCTTTTTAAGATAAGATTATTCTTTTTGTTTTATACCCAGTGTGCTTTCTTTTATAGCTAAAATCCAACTGAATATTTTCCATATCAACTCAGTACCGAGAACTTATATGGATTAATTATTTGGCTATATGGGTATATTTATTATTGAACAATGTTCATTTGCTTTTTCTGTAAATTTATCGAAGGGGTGATTCTATGAACTGGCTTACACCGCTTGACAAGAGAAGGGATAGCCTTAGAAAGTATATCGACGAAATGCTTGGCGACGATTTCCTCAAGCTTCCTGCAAAAGACTTCTTTCCAGAGACTAGAATGAGAACAGATATAAGGGAAACCGACAAGGAGTATGTACTAGAAGCTGAGCTTCCGGGATTCCAAAAGGAAGAGATAAAAATAAACGTAAAAGACAACTACCTTATTATATCTGCAGAGAAAAAGGAAGAGATTGAAGAAAAAA
Coding sequences within it:
- a CDS encoding pilus assembly protein TadG-related protein, whose product is MKKFIKILKNKDGIALVMLALMSTVLLGFSALAVDVGMIAYTKSKLQSVADAAALAGAHDLPSAATAKSTAISYAGLNEVESSEIMPTTPYDGDSKKIEVVCTRTVQYTFAKILGLTQTDVSARAVAKNNDWDGEALPFINLDNYDEEDEDEILSGWDHVSPGDKERIHNDDLTISSNSIKVNIEDGTIMFKKGKDLSGVADPLKVILREGNTVYMFGLSNDKVGEDPYDKLDNKQLIPLSDTVVFKCTVVGNYEKNNDKISLRLEQVYNYDEEIEGFDIDDEPPNLVE
- a CDS encoding Hsp20/alpha crystallin family protein; protein product: MNWLTPLDKRRDSLRKYIDEMLGDDFLKLPAKDFFPETRMRTDIRETDKEYVLEAELPGFQKEEIKINVKDNYLIISAEKKEEIEEKTEDYIRKERSYGSLKRSFYLENIKEGDIKAKFDNGILTVVLPKSEEIKKEEKIIDIE